In Bos indicus isolate NIAB-ARS_2022 breed Sahiwal x Tharparkar chromosome 19, NIAB-ARS_B.indTharparkar_mat_pri_1.0, whole genome shotgun sequence, the following proteins share a genomic window:
- the MKS1 gene encoding tectonic-like complex member MKS1 isoform X5 — protein sequence MAEAIWSSDTGEAVYRSRDPVRNLRLRVHLQRITSSNYLHCQPAAQLGKDLIDLATFRPHPTASGHRPEEEEEEVVIGWQEKLFSQFEVDLYQNEAACQSPLDHQYRQEILKLEDSGGRKNQRIFTYTDSDRYTNLEEHCQKMTTAASEMPSFLVERMANVRRRRQDRRGTEGGILKSRIVTWEPSEEFIRNNHVINTPLQTMYIMADLGPYGKLGYKKHEHVLCTLKVDSNGVITVKPDFTGSKGPYRIETEGEKQELWKYTIDNVSSLAQPEEEEREQRVFKDLYGRHKEYLNSLVGTDFEMTAPGALRLFVNGEVVSAQGYEYDNLYVHFFVELPTSNWSSPAFQQLSGITQTCATKSRGMDNVAYFSYPFTFEASFLHEDESVDALPEWPVLYCEVLSLDFWQRYRVEGYGAVVLPATPGSHTLTVSTWRPLELSPVAELRRFFIGGSLELEDLSYVWIPGTFKGLHGVKFPPKEDAECVGPSGGIQPAEFHSKCAGGLPASPAPYAGGPRKPPPGPCESLRNLGLLARCSPGLCDK from the exons AAAGAATCACATCAAGCAACTACCTCCATTGCCAGCCTGCTGCCCAACTGGGGAAGGATCTCATAGACTTGGCCACTTTTAGGCCTCACCCAACGGCCA GTGGACACCgcccagaggaagaagaagaggaggttGTGATTGGGTGGCAAGAGAAGCTCTTCAGCCAG TTTGAAGTAGATCTGTACCAAAATGAAGCAGCCTGTCAGAGCCCTTTGGATCATCAATACCGTCAAGAGATTCTAAAGCTGGAAGATTCAGGTGGCAGGAAGAACCAACGGATTTTTACCTACACTGACTCTGATAGATACACCAATTTGGAGGAG cactgtcAGAAAATGACCACTGCAGCCAGCGAGATGCCGTCCTTCTTGGTCGAGCGAATGGCAAATGTCAGGCGGCGACGGCAGGACAGGCGAGGAAC GGAAGGTGGCATTCTTAAGTCACGAATCGTCACCTGGGAGCCCTCAGAAGAATTCATCAGGAACAACCATGTCATCAACACCCCTCTTCAGACCATGTACATCATGGCAGACCTGGGGCCCTATGGAAA GCTTGGCTATAAGAAGCATGAACATGTCCTCTGTACTCTGAAGGTGGACAGCAACGGAGTAATCACAGTAAAACCTGACTTCACTGGCTCCAAAGGACCCTACAg AATCGAGACAGAGGGGGAGAAGCAGGAGCTGTGGAAGTATACAATCGACAACGTGTCTTCCCTCGCCCAGCCTGAGGAGGAGGAGCGGGAGCAGCGCGTGTTCAAGGAC CTCTATGGCCGGCACAAGGAGTATCTCAACAGCCTCGTGGGCACTGACTTTGAGATG ACCGCACCAGGTGCCCTCCGGCTCTTCGTGAATGGAGAGGTGG TTTCAGCCCAAGGCTATGAGTATGACAACCTCTACGTCCACTTCTTTGTGGAGTTGCCAACTTCTA ACTGGTCAAGCCCAGCGTTCCAGCAGCTCTCAGGAATAACACAGACCTGTGCCACCAAGTCCCGGGGGATG GATAACGTGGCCTACTTCTCCTACCCTTTCACATTCGAGGCCTCCTTCCTCCACGAGGATGAATCTGTCG ATGCGCTCCCAGAGTGGCCCGTGCTCTACTGTGAGGTCCTCTCACTGGACTTCTGGCAGCGGTACCGCGTGGAAGGCTACGGGGCTGTGGTGCTGCCCGCCACCCCAG GCTCTCACACCCTGACGGTCTCCACCTGGAGGCCCCTGGAGCTCAGCCCGGTGGCTGAACTGCGGAGGTTTTTCATTGGTGGCTCTCTGGAGCTGGAGGACCTCTCCTACGTGTGGATACCAGGAACCTTCAAG GGCCTTCATGGAGTCAAGTTCCCTCCGAAAGAGGATGCGGAGTGTGTTGGACCGTCTGGAGGGATTCAGCCAGCAGAGTTCCATTCAAAATGTGCTGG AGGCCTTCCGGCGAGCCCGGCGCCGTATGCAGGAGGCCCGAGAAAGCCTCCCCCAGGACCTTGTGAGTCCCTCAGAAACCTCGGTCTCCTAGCTCGCTGCAGCCCTGGCCTCTGTGATAAGTGA
- the MKS1 gene encoding tectonic-like complex member MKS1 isoform X3, with protein sequence MAEAIWSSDTGEAVYRSRDPVRNLRLRVHLQRITSSNYLHCQPAAQLGKDLIDLATFRPHPTASGHRPEEEEEEVVIGWQEKLFSQFEVDLYQNEAACQSPLDHQYRQEILKLEDSGGRKNQRIFTYTDSDRYTNLEEHCQKMTTAASEMPSFLVERMANVRRRRQDRRGTEGGILKSRIVTWEPSEEFIRNNHVINTPLQTMYIMADLGPYGKLGYKKHEHVLCTLKVDSNGVITVKPDFTGSKGPYRIETEGEKQELWKYTIDNVSSLAQPEEEEREQRVFKDLYGRHKEYLNSLVGTDFEMTAPGALRLFVNGEVVSAQGYEYDNLYVHFFVELPTSSSHTLTVSTWRPLELSPVAELRRFFIGGSLELEDLSYVWIPGTFKGERLSRFGLRTETTGSVTFRLHCLQQSRAFMESSSLRKRMRSVLDRLEGFSQQSSIQNVLEAFRRARRRMQEARESLPQDLVSPSETSVS encoded by the exons AAAGAATCACATCAAGCAACTACCTCCATTGCCAGCCTGCTGCCCAACTGGGGAAGGATCTCATAGACTTGGCCACTTTTAGGCCTCACCCAACGGCCA GTGGACACCgcccagaggaagaagaagaggaggttGTGATTGGGTGGCAAGAGAAGCTCTTCAGCCAG TTTGAAGTAGATCTGTACCAAAATGAAGCAGCCTGTCAGAGCCCTTTGGATCATCAATACCGTCAAGAGATTCTAAAGCTGGAAGATTCAGGTGGCAGGAAGAACCAACGGATTTTTACCTACACTGACTCTGATAGATACACCAATTTGGAGGAG cactgtcAGAAAATGACCACTGCAGCCAGCGAGATGCCGTCCTTCTTGGTCGAGCGAATGGCAAATGTCAGGCGGCGACGGCAGGACAGGCGAGGAAC GGAAGGTGGCATTCTTAAGTCACGAATCGTCACCTGGGAGCCCTCAGAAGAATTCATCAGGAACAACCATGTCATCAACACCCCTCTTCAGACCATGTACATCATGGCAGACCTGGGGCCCTATGGAAA GCTTGGCTATAAGAAGCATGAACATGTCCTCTGTACTCTGAAGGTGGACAGCAACGGAGTAATCACAGTAAAACCTGACTTCACTGGCTCCAAAGGACCCTACAg AATCGAGACAGAGGGGGAGAAGCAGGAGCTGTGGAAGTATACAATCGACAACGTGTCTTCCCTCGCCCAGCCTGAGGAGGAGGAGCGGGAGCAGCGCGTGTTCAAGGAC CTCTATGGCCGGCACAAGGAGTATCTCAACAGCCTCGTGGGCACTGACTTTGAGATG ACCGCACCAGGTGCCCTCCGGCTCTTCGTGAATGGAGAGGTGG TTTCAGCCCAAGGCTATGAGTATGACAACCTCTACGTCCACTTCTTTGTGGAGTTGCCAACTTCTA GCTCTCACACCCTGACGGTCTCCACCTGGAGGCCCCTGGAGCTCAGCCCGGTGGCTGAACTGCGGAGGTTTTTCATTGGTGGCTCTCTGGAGCTGGAGGACCTCTCCTACGTGTGGATACCAGGAACCTTCAAG GGGGAGCGTCTGAGCCGCTTCGGACTCCGCACCGAGACCACAGGCAGCGTCACCTTCCGCCTGCACTGTCTGCAGCAGTCCCG GGCCTTCATGGAGTCAAGTTCCCTCCGAAAGAGGATGCGGAGTGTGTTGGACCGTCTGGAGGGATTCAGCCAGCAGAGTTCCATTCAAAATGTGCTGG AGGCCTTCCGGCGAGCCCGGCGCCGTATGCAGGAGGCCCGAGAAAGCCTCCCCCAGGACCTTGTGAGTCCCTCAGAAACCTCGGTCTCCTAG
- the MKS1 gene encoding tectonic-like complex member MKS1 isoform X1: MAEAIWSSDTGEAVYRSRDPVRNLRLRVHLQRITSSNYLHCQPAAQLGKDLIDLATFRPHPTASGHRPEEEEEEVVIGWQEKLFSQFEVDLYQNEAACQSPLDHQYRQEILKLEDSGGRKNQRIFTYTDSDRYTNLEEHCQKMTTAASEMPSFLVERMANVRRRRQDRRGTEGGILKSRIVTWEPSEEFIRNNHVINTPLQTMYIMADLGPYGKLGYKKHEHVLCTLKVDSNGVITVKPDFTGSKGPYRIETEGEKQELWKYTIDNVSSLAQPEEEEREQRVFKDLYGRHKEYLNSLVGTDFEMTAPGALRLFVNGEVVSAQGYEYDNLYVHFFVELPTSNWSSPAFQQLSGITQTCATKSRGMDNVAYFSYPFTFEASFLHEDESVDALPEWPVLYCEVLSLDFWQRYRVEGYGAVVLPATPGSHTLTVSTWRPLELSPVAELRRFFIGGSLELEDLSYVWIPGTFKGERLSRFGLRTETTGSVTFRLHCLQQSRAFMESSSLRKRMRSVLDRLEGFSQQSSIQNVLEAFRRARRRMQEARESLPQDLVSPSETSVS; the protein is encoded by the exons AAAGAATCACATCAAGCAACTACCTCCATTGCCAGCCTGCTGCCCAACTGGGGAAGGATCTCATAGACTTGGCCACTTTTAGGCCTCACCCAACGGCCA GTGGACACCgcccagaggaagaagaagaggaggttGTGATTGGGTGGCAAGAGAAGCTCTTCAGCCAG TTTGAAGTAGATCTGTACCAAAATGAAGCAGCCTGTCAGAGCCCTTTGGATCATCAATACCGTCAAGAGATTCTAAAGCTGGAAGATTCAGGTGGCAGGAAGAACCAACGGATTTTTACCTACACTGACTCTGATAGATACACCAATTTGGAGGAG cactgtcAGAAAATGACCACTGCAGCCAGCGAGATGCCGTCCTTCTTGGTCGAGCGAATGGCAAATGTCAGGCGGCGACGGCAGGACAGGCGAGGAAC GGAAGGTGGCATTCTTAAGTCACGAATCGTCACCTGGGAGCCCTCAGAAGAATTCATCAGGAACAACCATGTCATCAACACCCCTCTTCAGACCATGTACATCATGGCAGACCTGGGGCCCTATGGAAA GCTTGGCTATAAGAAGCATGAACATGTCCTCTGTACTCTGAAGGTGGACAGCAACGGAGTAATCACAGTAAAACCTGACTTCACTGGCTCCAAAGGACCCTACAg AATCGAGACAGAGGGGGAGAAGCAGGAGCTGTGGAAGTATACAATCGACAACGTGTCTTCCCTCGCCCAGCCTGAGGAGGAGGAGCGGGAGCAGCGCGTGTTCAAGGAC CTCTATGGCCGGCACAAGGAGTATCTCAACAGCCTCGTGGGCACTGACTTTGAGATG ACCGCACCAGGTGCCCTCCGGCTCTTCGTGAATGGAGAGGTGG TTTCAGCCCAAGGCTATGAGTATGACAACCTCTACGTCCACTTCTTTGTGGAGTTGCCAACTTCTA ACTGGTCAAGCCCAGCGTTCCAGCAGCTCTCAGGAATAACACAGACCTGTGCCACCAAGTCCCGGGGGATG GATAACGTGGCCTACTTCTCCTACCCTTTCACATTCGAGGCCTCCTTCCTCCACGAGGATGAATCTGTCG ATGCGCTCCCAGAGTGGCCCGTGCTCTACTGTGAGGTCCTCTCACTGGACTTCTGGCAGCGGTACCGCGTGGAAGGCTACGGGGCTGTGGTGCTGCCCGCCACCCCAG GCTCTCACACCCTGACGGTCTCCACCTGGAGGCCCCTGGAGCTCAGCCCGGTGGCTGAACTGCGGAGGTTTTTCATTGGTGGCTCTCTGGAGCTGGAGGACCTCTCCTACGTGTGGATACCAGGAACCTTCAAG GGGGAGCGTCTGAGCCGCTTCGGACTCCGCACCGAGACCACAGGCAGCGTCACCTTCCGCCTGCACTGTCTGCAGCAGTCCCG GGCCTTCATGGAGTCAAGTTCCCTCCGAAAGAGGATGCGGAGTGTGTTGGACCGTCTGGAGGGATTCAGCCAGCAGAGTTCCATTCAAAATGTGCTGG AGGCCTTCCGGCGAGCCCGGCGCCGTATGCAGGAGGCCCGAGAAAGCCTCCCCCAGGACCTTGTGAGTCCCTCAGAAACCTCGGTCTCCTAG
- the MKS1 gene encoding tectonic-like complex member MKS1 isoform X4 — protein sequence MTTAASEMPSFLVERMANVRRRRQDRRGTEGGILKSRIVTWEPSEEFIRNNHVINTPLQTMYIMADLGPYGKLGYKKHEHVLCTLKVDSNGVITVKPDFTGSKGPYRIETEGEKQELWKYTIDNVSSLAQPEEEEREQRVFKDLYGRHKEYLNSLVGTDFEMTAPGALRLFVNGEVVSAQGYEYDNLYVHFFVELPTSNWSSPAFQQLSGITQTCATKSRGMDNVAYFSYPFTFEASFLHEDESVDALPEWPVLYCEVLSLDFWQRYRVEGYGAVVLPATPGSHTLTVSTWRPLELSPVAELRRFFIGGSLELEDLSYVWIPGTFKGERLSRFGLRTETTGSVTFRLHCLQQSRAFMESSSLRKRMRSVLDRLEGFSQQSSIQNVLEAFRRARRRMQEARESLPQDLVSPSETSVS from the exons ATGACCACTGCAGCCAGCGAGATGCCGTCCTTCTTGGTCGAGCGAATGGCAAATGTCAGGCGGCGACGGCAGGACAGGCGAGGAAC GGAAGGTGGCATTCTTAAGTCACGAATCGTCACCTGGGAGCCCTCAGAAGAATTCATCAGGAACAACCATGTCATCAACACCCCTCTTCAGACCATGTACATCATGGCAGACCTGGGGCCCTATGGAAA GCTTGGCTATAAGAAGCATGAACATGTCCTCTGTACTCTGAAGGTGGACAGCAACGGAGTAATCACAGTAAAACCTGACTTCACTGGCTCCAAAGGACCCTACAg AATCGAGACAGAGGGGGAGAAGCAGGAGCTGTGGAAGTATACAATCGACAACGTGTCTTCCCTCGCCCAGCCTGAGGAGGAGGAGCGGGAGCAGCGCGTGTTCAAGGAC CTCTATGGCCGGCACAAGGAGTATCTCAACAGCCTCGTGGGCACTGACTTTGAGATG ACCGCACCAGGTGCCCTCCGGCTCTTCGTGAATGGAGAGGTGG TTTCAGCCCAAGGCTATGAGTATGACAACCTCTACGTCCACTTCTTTGTGGAGTTGCCAACTTCTA ACTGGTCAAGCCCAGCGTTCCAGCAGCTCTCAGGAATAACACAGACCTGTGCCACCAAGTCCCGGGGGATG GATAACGTGGCCTACTTCTCCTACCCTTTCACATTCGAGGCCTCCTTCCTCCACGAGGATGAATCTGTCG ATGCGCTCCCAGAGTGGCCCGTGCTCTACTGTGAGGTCCTCTCACTGGACTTCTGGCAGCGGTACCGCGTGGAAGGCTACGGGGCTGTGGTGCTGCCCGCCACCCCAG GCTCTCACACCCTGACGGTCTCCACCTGGAGGCCCCTGGAGCTCAGCCCGGTGGCTGAACTGCGGAGGTTTTTCATTGGTGGCTCTCTGGAGCTGGAGGACCTCTCCTACGTGTGGATACCAGGAACCTTCAAG GGGGAGCGTCTGAGCCGCTTCGGACTCCGCACCGAGACCACAGGCAGCGTCACCTTCCGCCTGCACTGTCTGCAGCAGTCCCG GGCCTTCATGGAGTCAAGTTCCCTCCGAAAGAGGATGCGGAGTGTGTTGGACCGTCTGGAGGGATTCAGCCAGCAGAGTTCCATTCAAAATGTGCTGG AGGCCTTCCGGCGAGCCCGGCGCCGTATGCAGGAGGCCCGAGAAAGCCTCCCCCAGGACCTTGTGAGTCCCTCAGAAACCTCGGTCTCCTAG
- the MKS1 gene encoding tectonic-like complex member MKS1 isoform X2 — MAEAIWSSDTGEAVYRSRDPVRNLRLRVHLQRITSSNYLHCQPAAQLGKDLIDLATFRPHPTASGHRPEEEEEEVVIGWQEKLFSQFEVDLYQNEAACQSPLDHQYRQEILKLEDSGGRKNQRIFTYTDSDRYTNLEEHCQKMTTAASEMPSFLVERMANVRRRRQDRRGTEGGILKSRIVTWEPSEEFIRNNHVINTPLQTMYIMADLGPYGKLGYKKHEHVLCTLKVDSNGVITVKPDFTGSKGPYRIETEGEKQELWKYTIDNVSSLAQPEEEEREQRVFKDLYGRHKEYLNSLVGTDFEMTAPGALRLFVNGEVVSAQGYEYDNLYVHFFVELPTSNWSSPAFQQLSGITQTCATKSRGMDNVAYFSYPFTFEASFLHEDESVDALPEWPVLYCEVLSLDFWQRYRVEGYGAVVLPATPGSHTLTVSTWRPLELSPVAELRRFFIGGSLELEDLSYVWIPGTFKTCSPQEWE; from the exons AAAGAATCACATCAAGCAACTACCTCCATTGCCAGCCTGCTGCCCAACTGGGGAAGGATCTCATAGACTTGGCCACTTTTAGGCCTCACCCAACGGCCA GTGGACACCgcccagaggaagaagaagaggaggttGTGATTGGGTGGCAAGAGAAGCTCTTCAGCCAG TTTGAAGTAGATCTGTACCAAAATGAAGCAGCCTGTCAGAGCCCTTTGGATCATCAATACCGTCAAGAGATTCTAAAGCTGGAAGATTCAGGTGGCAGGAAGAACCAACGGATTTTTACCTACACTGACTCTGATAGATACACCAATTTGGAGGAG cactgtcAGAAAATGACCACTGCAGCCAGCGAGATGCCGTCCTTCTTGGTCGAGCGAATGGCAAATGTCAGGCGGCGACGGCAGGACAGGCGAGGAAC GGAAGGTGGCATTCTTAAGTCACGAATCGTCACCTGGGAGCCCTCAGAAGAATTCATCAGGAACAACCATGTCATCAACACCCCTCTTCAGACCATGTACATCATGGCAGACCTGGGGCCCTATGGAAA GCTTGGCTATAAGAAGCATGAACATGTCCTCTGTACTCTGAAGGTGGACAGCAACGGAGTAATCACAGTAAAACCTGACTTCACTGGCTCCAAAGGACCCTACAg AATCGAGACAGAGGGGGAGAAGCAGGAGCTGTGGAAGTATACAATCGACAACGTGTCTTCCCTCGCCCAGCCTGAGGAGGAGGAGCGGGAGCAGCGCGTGTTCAAGGAC CTCTATGGCCGGCACAAGGAGTATCTCAACAGCCTCGTGGGCACTGACTTTGAGATG ACCGCACCAGGTGCCCTCCGGCTCTTCGTGAATGGAGAGGTGG TTTCAGCCCAAGGCTATGAGTATGACAACCTCTACGTCCACTTCTTTGTGGAGTTGCCAACTTCTA ACTGGTCAAGCCCAGCGTTCCAGCAGCTCTCAGGAATAACACAGACCTGTGCCACCAAGTCCCGGGGGATG GATAACGTGGCCTACTTCTCCTACCCTTTCACATTCGAGGCCTCCTTCCTCCACGAGGATGAATCTGTCG ATGCGCTCCCAGAGTGGCCCGTGCTCTACTGTGAGGTCCTCTCACTGGACTTCTGGCAGCGGTACCGCGTGGAAGGCTACGGGGCTGTGGTGCTGCCCGCCACCCCAG GCTCTCACACCCTGACGGTCTCCACCTGGAGGCCCCTGGAGCTCAGCCCGGTGGCTGAACTGCGGAGGTTTTTCATTGGTGGCTCTCTGGAGCTGGAGGACCTCTCCTACGTGTGGATACCAGGAACCTTCAAG ACCTGTTCTCCCCAAGAATGGGAATAA